The following are encoded in a window of Castanea sativa cultivar Marrone di Chiusa Pesio chromosome 5, ASM4071231v1 genomic DNA:
- the LOC142634811 gene encoding G-type lectin S-receptor-like serine/threonine-protein kinase CES101 — translation MTNRWRANKWWIWLIVAVGGIIIALLCLLCYAKVKKHIAEGERKKKQKILLQELRGNAISSTVRDKVKKQNNDRQDSHELQIFSFETISAATRNFSTKNKLGEGGFGPVYKGRQYDGQKIAIKRLSRSSGQGLVEFKNEAILIAKLQHTNLVRLLGLCIQQEEKILIYEYMPNKSLDFFLFDSTKKSLLNWKKRFNILEGIAQGLLYLHKYSRLRVIHRDLKASNILLDEDMNPKISDFGLARIFGLKGLEENTDRIVGTYGYISPEYAMNGVISLKTDVFSYGVLLLEIVSSKKNNSCYHSEYSLNLIGYAWQLWNEGKGLELIDPTIIDESCRSSEILRCIHVGLLCVQDQATDRPTMLDVATMLSSETIQLLPPKQPAYLINIVQENSLVVSEIKQENCSINDVTISEMEAR, via the exons ATGACGAACAGGTGGCGAGCAAATAAGTGGTGGATATGGCTCATTGTCGCAGTAGGGGGAATCATCATCGCCTTGTTGTGCTTATTATGCTATGCAAAAGTGaaaaaacacatagcggaag gggagagaaagaagaaacaaaagatactTCTACAAGAACTTAGAGGTAATGCAATATCGTCCACTGTACGTGACAAAgtgaagaaacaaaataatgatAGGCAAGATAGCCATGAATTGCAAATCTTCAGCTTTGAAACCATTTCTGCTGCCACAAGAAACttttcaactaaaaataaattaggagAAGGTGGTTTTGGACCAGTTTataag GGTCGTC AATATGATGGGCAGAAAATAGCAATAAAGAGACTCTCAAGAAGTTCTGGACAAGGATTGGTAGAGTTCAAGAATGAAGCTATTCTTATTGCCAAACTCCAACACACAAATCTTGTAAGATTGTTAGGGCTTTGCATTCagcaagaagaaaaaattctaaTCTATGAGTACATGCCCAACAAAAGCTTAGACTTCTTCCTCTTTG ATTCTACTAAAAAGTCTTTATTAAATTGGAAAAAACGCTTCAACATCCTTGAAGGCATTGCTCAAGGACTTCTCTATCTTCACAAATATTCAAGACTAAGAGTAATTCACCGAGACTTAAAAGCAAGCAATATTTTGCTTGATGAGGATATGAATCCAAAAATTTCTGACTTTGGCTTGGCTAGAATATTTGGGTTGAAAGGATTAGAAGAAAACACAGATAGAATTGTTGGAACATA TGGTTATATATCTCCAGAGTATGCTATGAATGGTGTCATTTCATTAAAAACTGATGTATTCAGCTATGGAGTCCTACTATTGGAAATCGTGAGCagcaagaaaaataatagtTGCTATCACTCTGAGTATTCGCTCAACCTTATAGGATAT GCATGGCAGTTATGGAATGAAGGGAAAGGTTTGGAGCTAATAGACCCAACAATAATAGATGAGTCATGCCGTTCATCTGAAATATTGAGATGCATTCATGTTGGTCTTTTATGCGTACAAGACCAGGCAACAGATAGACCTACCATGCTAGATGTTGCAACTATGCTTTCAAGTGAAACTATTCAACTCCTTCCTCCAAAACAACCTGCATATCTTATCAACATTGTTCAAGAAAACTCATTAGTGGTTTCTGAAATTAAACAAGAAAATTGTTCCATAAATGATGTTACAATTTCAGAGATGGAAGCAAGATAA